The following nucleotide sequence is from Zea mays cultivar B73 chromosome 1, Zm-B73-REFERENCE-NAM-5.0, whole genome shotgun sequence.
GCGAGTATTCGTTTGGAAAGGTTCTACGGATTGTCTGTTTATATCCAAATCTCTTCTAGCTAACTAATTGAGGTCTCATTCTGGTGTTGCCATTTTTATCTTCACATGGACTATTATTAGATGAAGGCGATCTCGTTCTCGTAAAAAAGAATGTAGAAACAGAAACGTCAGATAGGGTGGGTTTCCCCGTCCAGTTTTATCCATAGCGCCTAGCGATGACGCCTCGTGCGCCTGCCCCAGGAATTCATTTTCACCACCCTCCGGATCTTGTTTGGGTGCCCCCATTCGGCCCATGACGCACGGGGTGGTGGTGCCCAGGCCCAGCCCATTAATGATGGGCCGGGATCGATCGCGGTGGCGACTACCGGACTGAAATATCATTAGCTTTGTGAGAGAGAATCATCAGATGTTTCGCGTTGATGTCGCTGGCTGGGCTCGCCGTCGTCCCCGAAATGATTAGGTATTCCCACTAGTGCGTGCATTGCATGTGAGACTGACGTACGTGCATAGATGACCCCACAAACACCAAATAGAACAGAGGTCTCGAGCCTACGTTCTTATTCCATTGGCATCCAATCCAAAAACACACAGAGACACGGGACATGAACAGCAAGCAGACGCCAGACGGTGCAGGGCGCCTGCTGGGGTTGCTCTAGATCGAAAGGGAAGGGGGAAGCATGCATCGCTCCACAGGGCAAATAAAGCCATGGCAGTTTATTCTGTCTCTCTCTGTCGTGGCGCAGGGCATCCGGCGTGTGCACTCGTCGTCGTTCATCTAGCCTGCAGTGGTAAGTGTGGGACCTGTAACCATTTGTCGCTGACACAAGAATCTGCTACTGTCAACTTTACCTGTGCGATTAGGTCGTCCTCCACGTCGTACTTGCCACGGACCTTGTACTCCTCGTTCTTGAAGATGTAGTTGATGAGGATGTTTGCGGAGTCGATACCTGTTGAAGATGTATTAGCTAGTGTATGGGCAGCAGAACCCCACACTGGTACAAGAGATGCATGAGTAGTACGTCCAACAAGAGCTAGAGGTGACCTGCAAGGTATGCTCCATGGACATAGCCGTTGTAGCGCTCGCTGGTGTGCTCACCAGTGAAGTAGACCCTCCCAACCGGCGCCTAATTTGTAATAATTAACATATAAAATCCATCAGCaaaaaagaagaagtagaaggAAGAACATTTGGATAATTACTGTAAGAGCATCTTAGGACTTAAGCCGGGTCCTATATTCAAATATAAGAGTTAAGATCTCAAAATAGTTTTCAACAATTTATAAATTTCTATCAAATGAATATAGCACCCGAAATCACAGTTGCTAAATACAGCACCCCGGTCAGGGGACCTATTCATGTGCGTCTAATCTCACGGAGTTAACTACCACGTGGGTTTAGGAGTTGCCGTTGGAGTTGATAAAAAATTGTTGATCCAAGTTAACTTGAATCAGGTTCAATTTAGCTTTTGAGGCTCCAACTATAGGAGttcctcttggagatgctctaactacTATTAATTACTAATTAGTAACCGCCGGCCGGCCTGGCAACTGCGCGTCAGTTTGATCACACGCATACGTACCCTGAGCTGGTCGTACTCGTAGCGACTGACGCCGACGGGCCAGTTGGAGTAGGATCCCTTGAAGAAGCGGTCGGACCACCAGCGCGGCACGTAGATGTCGATCTGGTCGGGGCCCGGCACGTCGGCGCCGGGGAACATGTCCCGCAGCACCTCCGCCACCTCCGCCTTCGTCTGGTCGTCGCTCTGGCGCTCGATCCGCcgcgactcgtcgtcggtgacggTGGCCAGGAGCACGTTGGCGCCCGGGTACTCCCGCTCGAACGACTGCCACAGCGCGTAGTAGCCGCGCCGGCTGCTCGCGTACATGAAGAACTGCTTCCCCTCGCCCACGGGCCAGAACCGCTCGGGAAACTTGAGGAAGATCTTGGTGTACACCCCCATGTCGAAACTGTAGATCGCCGCGATCTTCCAGAACTGGCGATACGATGTGTTTTGCTTGTTAGCTAGTGTATATAACTAGATATTATTATCCGTCCGGTCACTCGATCAGTTGTCATTCCTCCTCCATGGTattataattaattaattaattcattaattaagCAGGTATATATAGCTAGAAGTGAGATGCATGTGAACTGACGGGCAGCTGTGGCTTGAACTGTATGAGATCGGTCTGCAGGACGCCCAAGCTGGTGGAGACGACCACGTAGTCCGCACGGTACGACGACCCGTCCTCCGTCTTCACGACCACCCCTTGTTTGTTGTAGGCGATCTGCCGCACCACCTGCATATACAGTATAATTGTACAAAAATATAAAGACAGCTTGCTTATATATTCAGCAACATTTCCGTTTATTATTAAGGGACGACAGCGGCCGGGGTccgtttattattattattattattattattattattattattattatttattacacAGACAGCAAGCTGCCACATCGATCTATCACAACGTACATCCATTGTCTCGACGCACGTTGACGATTATTGAGCTGCCCTTTTCGTCAGTGTCGCTATTATACATGTGCCTATAGATCGCGAGCACCTGTGTGTGTCTCGACGTGCGTGGAAGGTTGAGGTTTCCTTTTCAGTGTCGCTATACACACACACATGAGATAGATTCCTTTCTTTATTTCGTTTGGTGTATATATACGTATTATTTTTAACATTGAAACTATTCAACGTACGTGTATATATATACTCTTGGGATTTTGATTCGGAGTGAAACAGAGCTATACTGAGATTCGATCGTCATTTCGTGGTGTGGCTGCGCAGACAATATATCCTGGTAGCCGAAATTGTGGTTTCTTCCTTCTGTTCCGTCACGTCGTTCCTCTGGCACTGGCACGCACTGTACTCACGGGTAGAGGTCACGATCGGATCGCAGTAGGATCTAgctctatttttatttatttttaaactaaaattaattTAGAGGTCTAACAAATTATGAAGAAATATTTGGATCGTAAGCTATTATCATCACTATTTTATAAGACTAAAATTTAAAGTCTAGTCTGAACGTTGCCGTCAATGCATGCTCGTATATTTGCTATACGTGGAATCGTATCGGTCGTTTCTTTTTTCATGATGGTGTGAATATGTACGGGCCGTGTTAGGCTTTATTTGAATGCACTAAAGCTAATATATATTTAGCTGTTAAAATTAAATGCATACATCCAAATAATCTAGCTTTTACTAATAGTTTTTAGtcagctaactattagctttaTTGCAATAAACATGGCTTTAATTAGTGGACCGACACAGAACAAAGTGAGGTGTATATAGTATATATACTAGTCAGTTACCAATACGTTATTGCTGCGGTTTCTATATATCAATCATATGTGTAGACTTTATTTTAATAAATTAAAAAAATGtatatgttctactggttagatgaGTGTGAATGTGGAGGCAACTACTAAGGTTTTTGTTTATAGTTTTACTTTATTTTTGTATTATGCTGGAAGATGAAGAATGATGTAGGATGACCATTGAGACTCGTACTTTATATATTAGAAAAGAGATTTGTATATAATTGCTGACTAAAATCTTTTTTGTATGTATTCTGAATCTAACTCTACTTACAAATTTATAATGTTTTTATTTTCAAAGCATTGATTTCTTTTAAGTAAGGTGTGGGAAAAAAACTTATCTCTACGAGTAGTGGATCGGCCTTTTCCTATCCTCTCATATATTGCATACACGTAGAAAACGAACGAGAAATAAGCTGATAGATCATGCATATCAGCAAGCACCTTGTTGAGCAGGATCCTGCGGTCCTTGAGCTTGCCGTTGCCGTCGGTGGAGAGGTAGGAGCTGCCGATGGAGTGTATGATGGACTCGTACCCCCGCTGGTCCGCCACGAAGTAGTTGTCCTCGCCGAAGTCGGCGTTGGTGGGCGTCGGCTGCGTGTTCTGCAGGCTCGTCACGCGCGGCGGCTCTGCGAACTCGTAGTCGTATATGAAGTAGTCCAGCGCCATGTCCACAGGCGTCGTCGGCCCGTTCGGCTGGCTGCATACGTACAGCTGGTTCAGCACGCGCGCAGCATCAAAACACACAAGTTAAGCAAGCATCGAAACGCGTACTGGTTGAACAGCCGTTGCATGGCTAAGACAGAGATGTCGTCGCGGCCACTGGGGTGCATCTTCTTGGTAAGGTTGGCGCCCAGCTCTTCCACCTCGTAGGCACGGTCCATTCTCTTCTGCACGTACTCCTCGTCGTACAGCCCAccgccgctgcggccggcggcgagcgaccacgacgacgacgacgggaaCAGGATTAAACAACGCATTAATTATTGTGACAAAAGAGACGACTTGTCATATTGAAGCAAAGTATATATATGCACATGTTTTTCATTATATTTCTTTAGCATTTAGTAGTTCATGAATTCTCTGTTAATGTTGGTTTGGACGACGAACGAAGCGTCGTTCTCTTCTCAAAGCGTCTTGTATATACAATCACACAGTGTCATATCCAGCATTTATTTAGCGTATGCTGTTCATCGATGACGAAAGCATCGATCGCGTCCTTCGT
It contains:
- the LOC103632539 gene encoding polyamine oxidase 7 isoform X1, with amino-acid sequence MKTSVVVVAALAAVLFLAQSYASLAGASGPRVIIVGAGMSGISAGKTLWEAGVRDLLILEATGRVGGRMHKHNFGGINVEIGANWVEGLGGDQLNPIWPLVNSTLKLRNFYSDFDSVVGNVYKENGGGLYDEEYVQKRMDRAYEVEELGANLTKKMHPSGRDDISVLAMQRLFNHQPNGPTTPVDMALDYFIYDYEFAEPPRVTSLQNTQPTPTNADFGEDNYFVADQRGYESIIHSIGSSYLSTDGNGKLKDRRILLNKVVRQIAYNKQGVVVKTEDGSSYRADYVVVSTSLGVLQTDLIQFKPQLPFWKIAAIYSFDMGVYTKIFLKFPERFWPVGEGKQFFMYASSRRGYYALWQSFEREYPGANVLLATVTDDESRRIERQSDDQTKAEVAEVLRDMFPGADVPGPDQIDIYVPRWWSDRFFKGSYSNWPVGVSRYEYDQLRAPVGRVYFTGEHTSERYNGYVHGAYLAGIDSANILINYIFKNEEYKVRGKYDVEDDLIAQAR
- the LOC103632539 gene encoding polyamine oxidase 6 isoform X2, yielding MKTSVVVVAALAAVLFLAQSYASLAGASGPRVIIVGAGMSGISAGKTLWEAGVRDLLILEATGRVGGRMHKHNFGGINVEIGANWVEGLGGDQLNPIWPLVNSTLKLRNFYSDFDSVVGNVYKENGGGLYDEEYVQKRMDRAYEVEELGANLTKKMHPSGRDDISVLAMQRLFNHQPNGPTTPVDMALDYFIYDYEFAEPPRVTSLQNTQPTPTNADFGEDNYFVADQRGYESIIHSIGSSYLSTDGNGKLKDRRILLNKVVRQIAYNKQGVVVKTEDGSSYRADYVVVSTSLGVLQTDLIQFKPQLPFWKIAAIYSFDMGVYTKIFLKFPERFWPVGEGKQFFMYASSRRGYYALWQSFEREYPGANVLLATVTDDESRRIERQSDDQTKAEVAEVLRDMFPGADVPGPDQIDIYVPRWWRRLGGSTSLVSTPASATTAMSMEHTLQVSTPQTSSSTTSSRTRSTRSVASTTWRTT